Below is a genomic region from Rhinatrema bivittatum chromosome 8, aRhiBiv1.1, whole genome shotgun sequence.
AATCTGGGGTATGTAAGCTGAGtagtataaaataaatattcaggcATGTTGCTTTGGACTCAGGGTACCCCCTAAACCATGACTGCTAGAAGTTAGAAGGGTTCGAGGAGGGGATGGTCAACTCTACACAGCCTATTTCCTTTAGATTTCTTCTAAATGCCCATTGCATACTGCTGTTTGAGACAGGACACAGGGCAAGATGGCCTAAGCCAGTCTGGCTGCTCTTATGATAGAAatagagaaggggagagggctTTATAACATACCTTCGTGCTTTCCCATAATTAGTGCTGTCGCTGGCCTGCTCCCGGTACCTGGCAATGTCTCCCTGGCAGATCATGCACCGCTGAGCACTGATCAGGGCATATTTCACCTAAGAAGACAAATAAGGCAGGTGTGAGGGGCTGGTCAGGCCTGCAGAAGTACTTCATCTGAATACTTTCTGCCGCTCCTCCTCCGGCACTCTCCCCACATTCTCCTATGCCTTCACCAGTAGAGCACTCCACCCTGTCAACAGAACACAACTCTTTCTCAGATCTTCCCAGGCTGCTCTCTGTTCGGCCAAGTGCTGCCAGCCAGAGAAACAAAGTCACAATTAAAATTTCTCACTGTGAACTCCTTAGCCACTGGCAAATAAATTACAACCAAACAATAAGAAGAAAGGGAATTGCACGAAAGTAATAACAGGGATGGGTAAGAAGCAGCAAGGGCAGCCCTTATTCCATGCTCAATACACCCTGGTCTGCCCTCAtaaagagacagactgggcagccGGAGCAGAATATTCTACAGCAGGACCTGGCAGAATGCCATCAGCACCAAGCCAGCAGGAGAACACACTCACAACTTCAAACAGGTAACTCATGAAACAGAGGATACTGCATACCGTCTTCCGCAGGGGTTTACTGCGAATAGCCATTCCATCCATGTAATCCTCCAGCTTAAACTGATAGGTGACCTGCAGCTTCTGAAGCAAAGCATCAAAGAAAGTACTGCCCTGCAGGAGGGAAAACAGAACATGGACCGGTCTCCATTCATTCATGCACAGATCTACAGACCATGGATCACATGGTCACAGTCTCATTCCCGTCACTCCTGTTCCATGCAGTTCAGACACTTAGTGCCATGGGGTGCTGTACTCCCTAGTTTCTCAGCTATCAGGAAAACGGCATTAAGAGCGCAGGTACCATGTGGTTCAAACTTTCTGAGGGCCACGTGGAACCTGTGCTCAAGCCAAGAAGCTGGAGAATAAGGTAGGGGCACATGGAGCAGGAGCATCAGTGACTGaccgggaaggggggggaagtGATGAGAGTGAATACAGGGGACTGATGAAGGTGAGCAGGGGGAGGAGGTCAAAGTGAACAGTGGGGACTGGAAAGCACAAAGCAGAAGAAGGGGAGTTAACATATGTCCTTCCGCTGGATCCAGCGGAAGGACATTTTTCTTCCATTGGGTTCCATGGAGAAAAGTTTGAAAAGCAGTACCATAGCGTTCTTTTGTTTTCAAAGTCCTATATATGGCCTTAATCTTGCCCACTCCGGTTATTACacatcttcctcctccacctctctgCTGTCATATGCAGTGCTCTGAAATACTACATTACCAATAATTCTGGGTCTCTGCTTGAGGCCCCGTGAACAGCTCGAGACACTGACTTAACCAGATGGCTAACAGCAAATTGGTTGTCTAATCTATAAAAATTGCCAATGAACCTTAAACAAGGAAAAAAGCCTTCCATTTTGAGGGAGGTTAGAGTTGCAGTAAAACAGAGGCGAGGCATAATAAAGTCCTATTGAACTGCCCAGTTAAGATACTAGCCACAAAACTTTAGAGACGGATGAGTCACACTGCACCTCATATGCATTCTCATCACCATAAGAGACTGGCCAAGAAACTGAACAAATGTGGGACTGCAGGAGTTATGAGGTTTGCATATTCAGAGCtataaaaaggaacaaaaattacTGCCCTCTGGACGTCCCCCAGACGACGCTCCCCCACCTCACACCACGTACGTACCTCCTCCAAGAGCTCCAGAAGCTTCCTACGGATTCCTTCCGCACTCTCACCCGCCGGATCCTTCAGAAACTGACGGAACTTCTCAATCACCTGATAGAAGGCGTGTTTCCACAGAATCTGATCCACATTCTGGGAATCTGAGAACTCAATGTCACTTAGGATGCAGCGCTCATACAACTGAAGAAGCTCcgctctgcaaaaaagacaagacCTAGAGCTGACTGCCGAGAAAGGGagatacaaagaccaggggatgggggactCCTGGACTTTgtgcatccctccccccccccccccagtggatgGTTCCTACCTGAGGAGGGCCATCTTTTCCAGACCCTCAGGGCTGATCCTGTCCCTGGAAAgcaggttgctgagctgcagcTCCTGGTTATCTGCCACCCGCAGGAGACGTCCgagctcctgctgctgcaaggtCCGCACCTGCTGCTCCATCTCCTCGGGACTCAAGGGCTTGCCGGGGAAGTAGTGCCCTGCGGGAGGCGGGTACCCCGGGTAACACGGCCCCATTTGATACTGCATCGAGTAGGCTCCGTAGGGGTACTGGGGCACAGGATTGGAGCCTGGGCTCCTGTGGTAGTAATACGGGTTGTCGGAGCTCTGAAACCTGTAGAAGGGGGCTGGGGTGAGTCGGGGGCAGGGCTGGGAACTCTCTCCCGGTGCCATGGGGCTCGTCTCATCATCTGTATCCAAGAAGTGCAGCGGCTGAGCTGGATTCCTCAGGGCAGGCTTTTGCTCTGGGTTGTTCGGGTCCCAGAGACGGCGGTTGGTGCCCCCCCGGCCTCTTCCCCAAGCTGTCTTGCTGGTGAGCTTTGGTCCTAAGTGGACAGCTTCTGGCACCCCCACCGTGCTGGCGCAGAGATCTGTGTTGGCAGGGAGAATCAGGATCCCACGGCCCCTCCGCCCAGTTTCCACGACCTGGTTGCCGTGGTCTGGGCTCCCCTTCTGCGGGCAGTCGCTGTGGGAAAGGAAGCGAGGGCTGCCATGGTTTTCCTTGATGCTATCCCCTTTGCTGGCTCTGTGCTTATGAGAAtaatggtgctgctgctgctgccgcttctTGCCTGGGCTCCTGAGAGGCACCGAAGCCTCGGTCAGGGCTCTCTGATCGTCGTCCAGAGAGTCCGTGGAGGAGTCACACATTTGCTTTTTATTGCAGCTCCTCTCTTGCCCCTTCCTGTCCCCCTCAGCCTGCACCAGCCCCTCGCTGCTGTTACTGCCCGCCGAGCTGCTGCTGCAGGTGCGTGCTCGAGTCCTGCGCTTGTCTGAATGGGAGTAACGCTTTGTGGAGACCAGCCTCCTTTGGTCCTTCAGAAACCTCCCCTGATTTGCATCCTCACTGGCTTTTCTGCTCCGGTCTCTCTCCACtctcctccctttttctcctTTTACAGATTTACCCCCCTCGCTAGCTGGAGCTCCTTCTCTACCCCTTGGATCTCTGCTGCCGGTGCGGTTCCTTTCTTTGTCACCTACGATTCTCAgctgctctgctctctggattAAATCCTCGCCTGTTCCTGGGCCGGCTGGTTCTTTCACCGAGCCCCATAATCGCTTGCCGGGCTCATAAATCTGCCGGTCTGGCTTCTTGACTCTCCTGGTAATCTTGAGGCAGCCAGCTGGCTCTTGACACAAGGGATCATCTTTGTTGGATGTGCCATTCCTTCTAGTGTGACCCTCAGCAGGAGGAGCCGGCTCCTCATCCCGGGACTCCTCGGACTGGTTCCCGTCACTCCCTGAAGTGTCCTGCTTCACTTCCTTCTGTTTGCTTCTCAATCGGGACAGCCGGGGCTTGTAGATCTCCAGATCTGGTCGCCTGTTATCTCTCCGCTGCCTGGGCTCCTTCATCTCCGTCAAATTCTCTgcaaggaagagaaagaaaaggagggtCAAAACCTCAGGAACGGAGAAGCAGAAAGTAATAGCAAAACCCTTCAGTGGCATCAGGGAATTTGACATTTTACATCATTTGTTATGCTATTTTTACTTTCAGCCCATTATCTATGGACACAGCTTCAGAAAAAGGAGTCCACCTCAAGCAGGCTGAGTGCATTAGGTACCTGTCCTGGGGAGGGAGTCTCTGCAGTGCTACACGAGTGCACGCACAGGTTCTCTGCAAGACCTGGGGATCTGCTGCTTCCAGAGTTCCTTTCAGAATTCTCCAGCCAGTGTTCTAGAGAATTTCCATTATTTGCTCACACTAGGTCTCTTTCAAACCAGAGAGATAAATAACAGAACCTCAGATTTGGATACTCTGTCCATTggtaaaaatatttattcattaatTGTTAGAATTGCTATCTCACACCTTGATGCTTAATAGTACAAATGTCTGacatcatgccatactgggtcagattctgtggaacagaactggaaatggttacACATCCTCTCTCTGGATGGGATGTGCTGATGTATGAAGTCCCTGAACATAGGATACGTTCACCATGCCTCAGCCACCTCGAGATCAGCAGGAGTTGCCATACTGCTTAACAAACATATCCCACTTACAGTGCACAAGGAGGTTAAAGACTCGGAGGGCAGATATATTATCTTGGTTACTGAATTAAATCAGAATATCACTGTCTATTGTAATGTATACATCCCTAATAATCCACAGCTTAAGTTTTTCCGAGATATAGGGGACCTGATCCCCTATATGGATCGCACTATCATAATCAAGGGGGATTTTAATACCACACGCGACACACAGATGGATAAAGATCCAACCCACCAGCGTGATAGTGTCCAGGATAATGGTATTCTTTTCTTGAAAGGTCTCTACATCTGGTAGACACATGGCGCACTTTACATCCAACCGAAGAGGACTTTACCCACATCTCCCGAACTCACGTCACAGTCTAGATTGGATTATATCCTGCTGAGCGAGCACGCCTTTTCTAAATTACAAGAGGCAGGTAGAGATGCTGTAATTATAATCGGATCATGCCCCGGTATGGGTTACATTAGTGGGGCACCCCACTGACCCTTCAGCGTTTATTTGGCGTGTCCcctattacttatttatttaaaagtatttgtataccgtctttacaaacagtgtttaatcaaaacggtttacataactaaataaaaaaacaaatgtaaataaagatttaaatttaaaagaacataaagattatcaaattataaaagcagaTGATACTCAGTTTCAAGAATACCTTCGGGGAAAAGTGGAAAGAATAACTACACTTTAATAAGGAACATGTGAATGATCCTATATTATGCTGGTATACCACAAAGGCAGTTCTACGGGGGGATATAATTTCCTATACCGCCAGAAGAAGGAAAATGTTGGACAACAGCTTTTAATGTTAAGCGCTCAACTCCAGCAAGCTAAACATTCTTTTACATTAATACACTCTCGATCCAATAAAGAAAAGTATCTAACAATACAAAACACACTCAACTCATTAATACATCAAAGAGCTAAGAAGAGCCTCCTATACTATCAATATAAACTATTTCAATTTAGTAATAAATCTGGGAAGCTGATGACCAACTTAATTAGGGCACAGTGTGGTCCCTGCTACATTGCAGCCATACAACTTCCATCAGACCGGGTGGTATTTGACATTCCTTCAATTTTACACACAATTCGAGACTATTATTCTCATCTagacaagcattttacaaagagacaggcgAAAAGAGTGAAACtagtcaggaaaagacagaaaggtaccgacacacagtacttaggactttacagtagattagtctatgaactctacaccacaataagcatAAATATAAttctatgtgtaataaaactacccgAATAAGTACCTTGGTACATCTGGTCATGatctacttcgctaaatgactatgtatattgatatattgtaaccgaacctttaatggcacctgttagaatgtactatagtacacttttatcgacattaaatatgtgcctacatgtaaaccattgcgatggtatttaacttagcaacggtatagaaaagtgtttaaataaataagggtcaGAATCTGGGGACTTAGAGGCTTTGAAACGGTTCCAAACTCAGTTGGAGTTGCCAAGTATCACTCACGAACAACAAAAATGATTAAACCAACCCGTAACGTCAGATGAAGTTAGGAATGTTATAAGGCACACTAAACGTTTTAAGACCCTGGGTCCAGATGGATATACGGcaaaattctatcaaagtttGGATAACTCGGTTACACCTCTCCTAATGTGCACTTTCAATGAGTTAATTACCCAGGGATCATATCCACCTCATACTAATTGTGCACATATCACGCTCATACCTAAGCCGGGCAAAGACCGGATGCACACTACCTCTTACCAACCCATCTCCTTGCTAAACCTTGCTACCTCTAAGTTCTTGTGGAGGGCGCATATTTCTACCAAGGTGGCTTATCAGTCTCATCTCACACTCTCAGCAACATGTGGGAAATGTAATTTAAAACTGCACCCTTTCagcaactggaagccagtgcaatgaGACCAGTAAAAGACACCCTATCTATCCTGGATTTCTCTCAAACCAGCCATGCAACACTGTTCTGAATtagttgtaacttttttttttaatcaagtaaTCCCGTAATCTCACTAGCAGACCATTATAGTAATCTAACACCCCCATGATGATAACTAATACCAAAATAAATTGCAACATTATCCAGAAATAGTTTCAACTGTTAAATTCTCTTAAGTCAAATCAAACCAAAATAAGTAAATCCAACTAACTTACCCTCaatcaatggagaaattacttacctgataattgagttttccttagtgtagccaaatggactcaggaccaatgggatgtataaaagctactcccgaaccaggcgGGAGGCTGCCGTGGCCCAattaatactgcccttgcaaaggttgtgtgtcctcccgggcctggacatccaggcggcagatcctggagaaggtgtggatggaggaccacgtcgccgctcgacagatctcggcggcgacagcatcttggtttctgcccaggacactgcctgggcccttgttgaATGGGCTTTggcttgtagaggtggaggcttccctgcctctacgtaggccgctccgattacttctttgatccagcgggctatggttgcccgcgaggccgcctcccctgtttcttcccgctgtgaaggacgaataggtggtccgtctttcatacagattccgatctttccaggtatagGACTAGGAGACTGCCGACattaagatggcgaagaaggcgtgagtcttccgagtccttgtgttcgtctggagatggcagcgagatggtttggtttagaagaaactgagaaaccactttcggtaggaaggaggggacagtgcgtagctgtatggatcccagtgtgaaTCTGAAGAACGGTTCCAgacaggatagcgcttgaagttcggagatgcgacgggctgaacatattgccactagaaatGTCGTCTTCAAGGTCAGAAGACGTAGTGACAGGccacgtgttggtctgaaggaagttacCGCTAGAAGTCTagaactaggttgagattccatagaggcaccggccactttaagggtggtcggatttgtttaacccctctcaggaagcgggaaacatctggatggatTGATAGAGtgatgccatccactttggctctgaaacaggccagtgtggccacctgaactttgagggcgttgagagacaaccccttcttcaagctgtcctgcaggaattccaggatcatgggaattttgactctCCATGGGAGAATCTCACAGTCCTCACActaggcttcgaatactctccacaTTCATATGTAagctagtgatgtggagaacttgcatgctcgaagcaaggtgtcaatcactgccttacagtatccgctcttcttcagcaGAGTCCTCTCAAgtgccagactgtaagagagaattgagtcggatcttcgtggaggatcggtccctgtcgGAGatgatccctgtgtggaggtagacacagagggttccccgcaagacgtcttcacatgtctgcataccatggccttcttggccagcccggggccactagaagtactagtcccctgtggtgttctatctggcggatgatcctgcccagcagtggccatggaggaaaggcatacagcaggttttcctgtggccaggtctggacgagggcatcaattccctgggattgtgtttctcgtctgcggctgaagaagttgggaacttgggcattggaccaggttgccattagatccatagctggggtcccccagtggtttgctatcaactggaaggctgtggtcgatagcgtccattcccccgggtctaggctctctctgctgaggtagtcggcagagacattgtcttttcccatgatgtgggaggctgagatcccttgcaggtttatttCCACCCACGCCATGAGTGGgtctatctctagggacacctgttggcttctggttcctccctggcggttgatgtatgccacggttgtggcattgtccaacatgactgacagactctccccggagtctgtggctgaaacgtaggcaggctagtctgactgctcaggcttccaggcggtttatgttccatcccacctcttccttgtcccattgtcactgggccgtcagttcctgacagtgtgctccccaccctctcAGGCTCGCATcagtggtgagcaagatccagttcagtggggataggTTTACTCCTTTGCTCAAGTGGTCTTCctatagccaccactggagctgagtctgaacctctgctggtagctggaggtggaTGAAGTAGTTCTGGGACGTTCGGTTCCATCATGACgctagggaacgttgtagtgggcgcatgtgggccTTTGCCCATGGTACGACTTCCAGAGTTGAcgtcatgaggcagaggacttggaggtaagtcccataccttggggcgaacatagttcaacagtttccgcagctgacccatcagtttccttctccttggagggagaaggaaaaccttgtcttgcttggtgtcAAATCGTACTGGCAAGTactctagtgattgggagggctgcaggcagctcttggctgtgttgacgacccacccaagTTTCTGCAGCAAATTCTTGACTCTAATGGTCGCATGGTGACTCTCTTCTGGagatttcaccctgatcagccaatcgtccagataaggatgtacgaggataccttctcagtgttgccgccactatcaccatgattttggtgaaggtccgaggggcggtagctagtccgaagggtagcacccggaactggtaatgatggtccagttaCCACAAAGCGTAGGAAGTGCTGGTGGTCgggatggaccaggatgtggagataggcttcggatagatccagtgaagtcaggaattctcccggatgtactgcccttatgactgagtgtagggtttccatgtggaagtgtggtaccctcaggtaatgattgacggtcttgaggtccaggatgggccgcaacgttccttccttcttgggaacaataaaatagatggaatagtgaccagtattttgatGGTGTGTGGGCACCGGGGTTATCGCCTTTAGGATGAGTAGTCTTGTcaatgtggtttccactgccgtcctcttggagtgtgagtggcatggtgatctcacaaatttgtctggggggatgctgtggaagtccaaaTAGAATCCCTCTCGAATGGTTAGAACCCATttgtccgatgttatctcgacccatctttgggagaagagggtaagtctgcccctataatttcttcctgtggatgggtctgctgattctcactGTGGGGTATGGCCGGAgcctgtacctgagcctgctcccctcttgttgtgtctgttccgaaaggactgagcccTGCCTGCGGGGCAGGATGCTTGGTAGTGTGTGTTCTTGTATGGTCTAAAGCGCTAAGTTCCTCTGCCCTTGTTTCTTCAGGGAGAGGAGTACagatttcttttgttcctgtcctccgttagccgaggtactggagattcgccccatttgttggctagcttctccaattcgcctccgaacaagagagatcctttaaagggtatTCTCGTGAGGTTCGCCTTGGAGGTCgggtcggctgaccaatttcggagccataattgtcttctggctgccactgccgAGGCAACGTTCCTGGCAGAGATGCGCACTAGGTCTGAGGTTGCATCTGTGAGGAAGGATACCGCCGGTTCCATCATCTCACCGGGCGTAGTTGCGTCTCTGGAGAGCAGCAGGCAAGGGCGTGCCACTATGGCGCAGcaagaagcgatctgcagggtcattgctgctacgtcaaaggcctgtttaaggatggattccagacatctgcCCTGGGCATCCTTTAGTGCTGCTCCTCCATCGACGGGGATGGTCGTGTACTTGGAgattgcgcagaccatggcgtccacctttGGGAACAGCAGGAGTTCTTTAgccatgggttccagggggtatagggcttctagggcccatcctcctttgaagctggcctctggggccttccattccaggtcaaatcAGTTGCTGTACGGCCTGCAacattggaaagtagcatgaggcttggCGAAGGGAGACCAAGATAGGATTCATCTTTGGTTCCGCTGTAGTGTCCGTGCCTGGGAtgtccagagtcttcagggtctgagacACGAGAGCTGGTAACTTGTCTTTGGAAAAGAAACGCAGCAtagttcggtatggttccatccctggggggatttctCCTTCCAGGGAGTCAGTCTCGTCCTCCGAGGTGTCTGTATCCCCAGTAGGGAGGTTCTTGCTTAGGAAGAGCCCGCCTCGATGGTCACGAGAGGTGCTTAGGTGGTCTTGCGCTCCTGGTGGGAGCTGGGACTGAGTCGCAGCCAGTAATGAGTGTgcttggacaaaggtttgcaaccctttgaagaattccacccaggaaaaggtccctgggtccatgttgatcccaggcAGAGTTATAGCGGAGGTCCCGGAGGAGCCTTCCTGTGTAGGTGCCAAGttggagatacagaggtccggggtactatcgttAGTGGATCCGGAGCCTTCTACTGGCTGTGAGGGGCcttgctttggttccccctgggcctcttcgcactgctaGCAAAGGGAGGAGACCACTTCAGACTGCGCAGCTCTctggtggcaggctgggcagagggcttgtcccttggctttcttagccagtggtgccatggtttgtgcttgGTGCGCTTAAAAACATCAGGCTGTGCAGGTAGGACTGCGCTCCGGGTGCGCTGAGCGAAAGGCATAAAATG
It encodes:
- the SMG6 gene encoding telomerase-binding protein EST1A isoform X3, which encodes MAEEMERVRISASELRGILAAFNRTEGRENLTEMKEPRQRRDNRRPDLEIYKPRLSRLRSKQKEVKQDTSGSDGNQSEESRDEEPAPPAEGHTRRNGTSNKDDPLCQEPAGCLKITRRVKKPDRQIYEPGKRLWGSVKEPAGPGTGEDLIQRAEQLRIVGDKERNRTGSRDPRGREGAPASEGGKSVKGEKGRRVERDRSRKASEDANQGRFLKDQRRLVSTKRYSHSDKRRTRARTCSSSSAGSNSSEGLVQAEGDRKGQERSCNKKQMCDSSTDSLDDDQRALTEASVPLRSPGKKRQQQQHHYSHKHRASKGDSIKENHGSPRFLSHSDCPQKGSPDHGNQVVETGRRGRGILILPANTDLCASTVGVPEAVHLGPKLTSKTAWGRGRGGTNRRLWDPNNPEQKPALRNPAQPLHFLDTDDETSPMAPGESSQPCPRLTPAPFYRFQSSDNPYYYHRSPGSNPVPQYPYGAYSMQYQMGPCYPGYPPPAGHYFPGKPLSPEEMEQQVRTLQQQELGRLLRVADNQELQLSNLLSRDRISPEGLEKMALLRAELLQLYERCILSDIEFSDSQNVDQILWKHAFYQVIEKFRQFLKDPAGESAEGIRRKLLELLEEGSTFFDALLQKLQVTYQFKLEDYMDGMAIRSKPLRKTVKYALISAQRCMICQGDIARYREQASDSTNYGKARSWYLKAQQIAPKNGRPYNQLALLAIYTRRKLDAVYYYMRSLAASNPILTAKESLISLFEETKRKAEQLEHKKQQEVELSPNTWGRGKRSTLWPSVEDTTRLEIWIHPSHPFSSQGSGSGQDSDQDNDLGSLSPSDLNKRFQLSFLHAHGKLFTRIGMETFPDVAEKALREFQALLQLRPSPIGSTRMLQLMAINMFTIHNSQLKECLSEDCRSVIQEQSTAFGLSMFSLLVKRCTDLLRDLEKAHREVGGEQEEAYVKVSSFLLDLKEFLPSVKVWSDWMLGYPDTWNPPPTSVLLPKEASVDVWVTLAEFCNVLTTVNQSEVPLYKDPDDDLTLLILEEDRLLSGFIPLLAAPQDPCYMEKTSDKAIAADCKRVTVLKYFLEALCGQEEPLLAFKAGKYVSVAPVPDTMGKEMGSQEGKQLEDQDDDVVMEAFHEDSEPEGSGAEYDIKELRAKKQVLSRKVAEQQRRQEKIQAVLEDQMRHIELEIAPLFLVPDTNGFIDYLPSLLRLLDSRHYILVVPLIARHVAEQIQKKSASK